CATCCTTTCGGTTCAATATTTTCTGTATCTGGGCTGGGATGCGCTTCAGGTTCACAAGCAGGTCCTTTGCATCATTTACATTAAGCGTCCCCTTAGCTCTTGCAAATCGGATGGCAAGGAGGTATAGCATGATGAGCTGTGCCGTAAATGTCTTTGTTGCAGCTACACCTATCTCGGGTCCCGCATGTGTATAAAGAACATTGTTCGCATCTCTTGTGATGCTGCTGCCAACTACATTGGTAATGGCAATTGAATTGCAGCCATATGATCTGCAGCTTCTGATCGCAGCCAGGGTGTCTGCTGTTTCTCCTGATTGGGTGATCGCAATTGAAAGGATGTTCTCATTCATTATGGGACTGCTATACCTGAACTCAGACCCGATATCTACATCGGTGTGTATCTCTGCTAGATTCTCAAAAAGGTATTTTCCTACAAGTCCTGCATTTAAAGATGTCCCGCAGGCAATGATCTCGATCCTGTCAATATTCCTTATGTCGTCATTGGAGAGGTTTAGCTCTTCAAGATTCACGGAACCATCCAGTTCGGATAGCTTGCCTGAAAATGTATCATTCACAGATCTGGGTTGCTCATGTATCTCTTTAAGCATGAAATGTTCATATCCTGCTTTTTCTGCAGATTCAATGTCCCATTCAATGGTGGTCTTTTCTTTTTCAAGGACATTGCCTTCGACATCAAAGAACTCTACTCCTTCCGGTCTGATGGTAACAAGATCAAGGTCATCTACAAAAATGACCTCTTTTGTGTGATTAAGGAATGCAGTAACATCAGATGCCGCATAGTATTCTCCATCTCCTATACCGATTATCAATGGGCTGTCTTTTCTGGCTGCGAGCATTAGGTCGGGTTCACTGCTACATAAGGCAGTGACTGCATAGGACCCTTCAACTTCCTGGAGTGTATCGCGAAGTGCTGTGAACAGATCACATATCTTCTCTGTGTTGTCAAAGCTTCCATATAATTTTGAATGTAAAAGATGGGCAATAACCTCCGTATCTGTTTCGGATAAAAAATCATAACCCTCCTGCTGTAATTTCTCTTTGATAGCAAGATAGTTCTCGATAATTCCATTATGTACTATGGATATATCGCCGGAGTTATGTGGGTGGGAATTAATCGTGCTTGGGATTCCATGTGTGGCCCATCTTGTGTGTCCGATCCCAATATTTCCTTTGACCTCTTCGGGTATGATCTTTTCCAGTTCTCGTATTTTCCCGACGGTCTTGTATGTGTCGAGATTTCCATTGAGTATTGTGATTCCGGCCGAGTCATATCCTCTGTATTCGAGCTTTTTTAAGCATTCTATTAGTATAGGCGCTGCCTCACGGTTGCCTACATATCCTATGATTCCACACATCTTGCTCCCCCTTTAAACAACAATGGAATTTTCGGGCAGTATTTGGGCAATAGTCTTTCCTGATTCGATCCGACAGTTGTGGGATATCATGGATCCCGCTTTTACAAGGACCCTGTGGCCGATTATAATATCGTCGCCAGTGATCGCTCCCAGTTTTTCAGCAGTACAAAGTCCATCTTCCATCTCCATCTTTACATTTTCTTTGTCTTCAGCAACAAAGTAAGGTCCGATGATGTTGTTCAGTCCGATTATAGAATTTGAGATGGATCCATGTGAACGTATTCTGGTGTTATCCATAATTATACTGTTCTGGATCTGTGTGAAGGAGCCGACTGAAATGTTGTTACCAATAGCTGTGGATGGGAGTATCACGACATTGGGTGCAATTTCACAATTGTCACCTATAATTGTAGGTCCTACTATGTAACATCCAGATCTTATCACCGTGTTGCTGCCAATACTGACCTTGCCATGGATAATTGCGCCATCTTCAACGGTTCCTTCGATATTGTAATCCTCTAGTCTATCAAGGGCCATCGAATTATCCTTCAGCAGATCCCATGCAAAGACTGCATCTCTCCATAATGATCTTGTAAGAACATGATCTACATCCATGCCATCTTCGATCATCTGTTGGATGGTATCGGTTATCGCAT
This genomic stretch from Methanococcoides sp. AM1 harbors:
- the glmS gene encoding glutamine--fructose-6-phosphate transaminase (isomerizing) gives rise to the protein MCGIIGYVGNREAAPILIECLKKLEYRGYDSAGITILNGNLDTYKTVGKIRELEKIIPEEVKGNIGIGHTRWATHGIPSTINSHPHNSGDISIVHNGIIENYLAIKEKLQQEGYDFLSETDTEVIAHLLHSKLYGSFDNTEKICDLFTALRDTLQEVEGSYAVTALCSSEPDLMLAARKDSPLIIGIGDGEYYAASDVTAFLNHTKEVIFVDDLDLVTIRPEGVEFFDVEGNVLEKEKTTIEWDIESAEKAGYEHFMLKEIHEQPRSVNDTFSGKLSELDGSVNLEELNLSNDDIRNIDRIEIIACGTSLNAGLVGKYLFENLAEIHTDVDIGSEFRYSSPIMNENILSIAITQSGETADTLAAIRSCRSYGCNSIAITNVVGSSITRDANNVLYTHAGPEIGVAATKTFTAQLIMLYLLAIRFARAKGTLNVNDAKDLLVNLKRIPAQIQKILNRKDAIRECAEMFAKERDYFFIGRHLNYPIALEGALKLKEISYIHAEGFAGGELKHGPLALIEDGTPVVAIATKGHVYEKILSNIKEIKAREAKVIAVANVDDTEIEKYVDWVLRVPATEEILSPVLSTVLLQLLAYYTALARGCSIDKPKNLAKSVTVE
- the glmU gene encoding bifunctional sugar-1-phosphate nucleotidylyltransferase/acetyltransferase, coding for MKAVILAAGEGIRCRPLTSTRSKVMLPVANKPILEHVIESLAKNDIKELILVVGYERERIMNYFEDGLDFGINIKYVHQKAQLGTAHAIKQAADLIEEDDREFMVLNGDNVIEPQTIRDLIDKHTGDATILTIKKEHTCGYGVVISNGKEVTKIIEKPTTELSHIINTGIYIFNHDIFERIEHTLISPLGEYAITDTIQQMIEDGMDVDHVLTRSLWRDAVFAWDLLKDNSMALDRLEDYNIEGTVEDGAIIHGKVSIGSNTVIRSGCYIVGPTIIGDNCEIAPNVVILPSTAIGNNISVGSFTQIQNSIIMDNTRIRSHGSISNSIIGLNNIIGPYFVAEDKENVKMEMEDGLCTAEKLGAITGDDIIIGHRVLVKAGSMISHNCRIESGKTIAQILPENSIVV